gatagataataggacagaaaatatcatgttgcctctatataaatccatggtatgcccacatcttgaatactgtgtgcagatgtggttgccccatctcaaaaaagatatattggaattggaaaaggttcagaaaatggcaacaaaaattattaggagtatggaatggattccatatgaggagagattattaagactggaacttttcagcttggaaaagagatgactaagaggagatatgattgaggtctataaaatcatgactggtgtaaagaaagtagataaggaaatgttgtttactgcttcttataacacaagaactagggtcaccaaatgaaattaataggcagcaggtttaaaacaaataaaaggaagtatttcttcacacaacacacagtcagtatgtggaactccttgccagaggattttgtgaaggccaagaccataacagggataaaaaaagaattagataaattcatggaggataggtccatcaatggctattagccaggatgggcaggaatggtgtcccttgcctgtttgctataagctgggaatgggtggcagggggtggatcacttgattacctgttgtgttcattccctctggggcacctggtactggccattgtcagaagacaggattctgggctagatggacccttggtctgacccagttgggccattcttatgctctaaCAAGTTCAGAGAGGGTTCCAACATAATAAGAACGATGAGAAGACAATATATGAAAAAGGTATCTAAATTATGGTTTAATTATATTCAAGAAGATAATAGGATTTTGACATATAGGCTCCTGCCACCATCCTCAATATTTTAGGAAGggttaaagcttttaaaaaatacatgtttcccagtggctggtcTTCCTATTCCCTATCTTCCTTAACATTATTTTGCTGTTAGAGGACTTTGGTCCCATAGACGTTTCCTGGCTCCTTTCCTTTCAGGAAGTCCTGACTCCTGCTCACAGTTTCCGTGGCTcctgtttcctctcctcctccttgttaaGTAGCAGCAGCCCACAGTGGCTGGCTCTTCCTCCTTATTTCCATCTCCTTCCAGAGGTATCCAGGCTTTCTAGTGCAAACAAGGAGATGGATGGATAGAAACATTAAAGAGATGCCAGCAACAAGTTACCGGCTAGCTCTTACTTCAGTTGCGTGAACTGGACTCAAAGGAATTAAAACTTCATTGGCTTAAAATGGCAAGTTTCCCATAACACCAGCAATTAAAGTGCTTCCTCGTATCCAAGGCTCCTcgcagacacacacagagaacctACATTACAGGAGCCTAACTGGGGGCTGTGTGGGCCAATGGGTCAAAATATTGCAGAGAgtaaaatattcacagaaaaggAAAAGTGCATTGTCAATGTAGAGATCCATCTAAGAATAAGGCAGAATGGGAGCAATGCAGAAACTCAGAAGATTTACATAGAAGCAGAGAGGCAAAGGCAGATGAATTGGTGATTCTGCCATTTAAAaatcttcccttttctttcaatTCCCACTCCCATCCCCACTCATACCCTTGGAAATGCAGTGGTTTTTATATTGGAGCCACcggtgtctttttaaaaaaaaaagactacaaaATAGTAGGCAAAATCTATGACTGATATAAATTGgtctaactccattgatttaattggCGTAACACCAGTTTATGGGTGCTGgagatctggcccaatattatGTTATCAGCGTGTATAGTATGCGTTGCCCCAAAAGAGAACAAAGTGCCCCATTAACATAGTAGACTGATAGTAGACGCACACTATGTAGGGCTAACTTTCCTCACCACTGACATTTACCCATCTCTGGATTGAAACATGGCAGGTATACATTTCTGAAGGCAGAATGCAGTTAACTGAGTTAGAATTTGGACAGAGTTAACACTCTACTCTTATCAAAAATGCCATGGGGTCAGGTAGTAATTACAAGTGGTCCAGTCCTCCATTTTACACATCATTCAACAAGGCCATTTGGACAAAGCATCACTATCATGTGTGTCACCTTGGAATCATGTGCTTatagggcctggtccaaagcccattgaattgacgtcttcaattggctttggatcaagtccatgGTTCCTGCAGCTGCTTGGCTAAATGCCCCTTTATGATTCTCCAACTGTAAAGGGCCATTGTAAAGACTCGTGATCTGAGATAAACACAGATTTTCTCCCATACAAATAGTGGTGCAAATAGACAATAGATTTAATTACTGACAAAAGTTCCTtctcagtaataaaaaaaaatgttctccgCAGAACTCTGCAGAGTTCATTTTTTCCTGCAAATATGTACCTCCCtggttatttatttgtttatttggtcCATCTCATTCTCAATCTGTAAACACTTGGCACCTCTGTTTAGAACAAGTGGTGTTTTGAAGCCAGGGGGACCTCAAATTGGCAAGCCCCCTATCCAGATGCCAAGTCACATTCTCGAGTACTGAAACGAGCTTCCTTAAGCAATGGTTTTGCTTTACTGACATTCCCAAAAAGGAACTTTCCGTAAGGAGAGCAGAGCCTTCAAAAACTCAGTGCACATTTGGAAAGCTGAACTTGAGGCAAAAAAATCTATGATCTTTAGGCAAGGTCAGCTGTGTTGCATCAGACACCTTTGACTGTAGTGAGAGATTCACCTATATAAGGGACATTCAGTGTGGGGCGCAGTAtgggtcaatgggagtttttccattcacttcaatggttTTGGATCAAATCCTAAATTAATGTAGGTAAAAAAACCACATAAATTGGATAAGATATAAACAGCTCTCGGCTCACCGTGCAGCCCTCCGGCCTGGCCTGCTCCTCCTCACTCTGCAAAGAGAGAGGTGTCACTTCCTGCGTCCAGCCACATACAAAGTGTTTCCATATCCTCCcctattagctaagaaaagggaCTGAGGCATCTCTTCCAGCCTGGAGAGTCATAGATCAGCAACGTGGGAGCTGATGAGACCAGTAGTTAATTTCCTTCTTAGGAAATATTTCATTCACTGTAGCGTTGATTGTTAAAGTTATAACTACGGGAAAATGGAATGACGTGTTAATGCAAGATTACAGGGCATCCATTAGTGTCCTCTCTCTCAAGTTTGTGTTTTCCTTAAGCACCTTTCATTGTGGTAACTAAGTGCATTTTGAACTGTAAGCCATCATTATTATAGAAGTAACAGTACAAAAATTGCATGTCTTTAATTTGATTAAATATTATTAGTATTGTTATTAGTGGTAGTTGACAGAAGTATATGTTAGTAATAGCTAATCAAACAATGTGATCTGAAAAATGAGAATTTACAAAATAATCAGTGTTTGAATTATGTAGGCATGGAACAGGTGTAAAGGGCCCAAGAGCCATATTATCCTTTATATGGGCTGCTCCTACAGAGCGCAGGCAGTACTGTCAGGCTCAAGCCTTCAAAAATCCCAAGTCAATCTACAGAAATtcaagagattggcttaaaactcATGCTGTGgttttaataaatacataaatattggggttcttttcattttccttctggTTTGTGAGTCTTGAGGATTAATTCATGTCACgtgttcaagcttttctctgtaaccatgagggttagaaacttacttttttttaagtgaaagctcAGATTCCCACACAGTCTATAGATTCCAGCaactgaggctttaagaaaaataccacacATTGGGAGGCTTGCAATCAAATGAGTTGGCACCACTGGCTCTGTGAAGGAAACCTCAGATTTACACAGCTAATCTTCTCTTGAGGGGGCTGTGGTTCCCCTTGTGGGCCTGGCTGGGGATTTGGCCACAAGATAAACAAGATCCCTTGGGATTCTCAGAGGCAGGTGCATCTATTCAGAGGCCCCCGTGCAATGCCAATTAGCCCTTATCACATCAAAGCTCTAATGGAGCCGTCTCCCCACCCGGCTGCTCCCCTGGGAACAGCCCATCGCCCCAGAAGAAGTTCCACATTGCAGGGGATGAAACCAGCCAAATCAAGGCTGACAATAGAGACAGCACTAACATAGGACTTGTCTCCATGAGAAAATTTATCTATAGCTGTTTGGAGCTGGTTTCATTAAATCAGTGCAATACCTGAGTGTGAATGGCCTTAATGTGGTTTAAAAGTGAATTATATTGAGCTTAATTTGATTCCTTACTGGTTGAAACTAAATCCATATAAACACTAGACCAAAATACAAGTGTCCATGAGAAGgcgttgcactgatttaactcaaCTGGTTTCTAAACCCATCTAGTCAACTCGGTGCCATTGTCTTctgaagacaaggccttacttGCGAAATGTCTCATGAGGATGAAGGGAGGATACAGTGAGGTAGAGAGTGATTGTTATCGGGCCCCCTGCTACACCCCAGCTGTGCATTCTGATCCCATAGAACACCCAAGAAGATGAGCAGAAAAAGGGGTAACAGTGCTGAGGAAGCAGCCCTCTGTCCTTCCATGCCCCCTGAGAGACAAAGCAAGATCCTTGGCATCTCTGTTCCCACAAGTGGAGGCAACAATATAGTCCACAGAATATAACATACCTGATTGTGCTGAAGATGCGGTGCCTCACTGAGCTGTATATTACTACAGAGTAACTACGTTCAATTTCATGTAATATGACTGTGAAAATGGCTgataaattattataattacaCATAAAAAGCCAAAATACACATCATGACGATAAGTGGCCTGCTCAAAAGCTCTCAGGGTGGCCTAActctcctcccactgaagtcaattgaagaaGGCCAGTGCTAAGTGCTTTTGCAATTCCCGCTCTAAATGTCTGCTTGTACTGGCCTTTTTTAGAAGATGTCATCACGGGCTCAAAATAAGACGATCTATGTTACTAAAATAAGATAACACTGAAAAATCTCCCATGTGCCATCCTAGCAATGTCATCTTAACATTAGTCGATTGTCATTCTCTATGCATACGTCTCTGAAAAATTCTGGAAAGACTAAAATGAGATAAAATTAGCAAGAAGAAACTGTAATTATACAAATCTGACTTTTTATATTTCAATTTgccactttttcttttaaaacaggtTGTGATCTCATCCCAGTCCAGTTCCTCAGATGGGGCGATCCTGAACCAATAGCAGCAGTTGTTTTTTCCTGTCTGGGTCTACTGGCCACCCTGTTTGTTACAGCTATATTCATCATGTACCGCGACACCCCAGTTGTCAAGTCATCCAGCCGAGAACTCTGCTACATTATTCTCGCTGGCATCTGCTTGGGTTACTTGTGTACTTTCTGTCTCATTGCAAAGCCTCAACGGATTTATTGTTACCTTCAAAGAATTGGCATCGGTCTGTCCCCGGCTATGAGTTACTCTGCCCTAGTAACTAAAACCAATCGCATTGCAAGAATTCTAGCTGGCAGCAAGAAGAAAATCTGTACAAAGAAACCTAGGTTCATGAGTGCCTGTGCCCAGTTGGTTATTGCATTTATCTTAATATGTATACAGTTAGGCATAATTGTTGCCCTTTTCATAATGGAGCCACCAGATATAATGCATGATTATCCAAGTATCCGAGAGGTCTACTTGATTTGTAACACCACCAACTTGGGTGTCGTAACTCCCCTTGGATACAATGGATTATTAATTTTAAGTTGCACCTTTTATGCATTTAAGACCAGAAATGTCCCGGCTAATTTCAATGAAGCAAAGTATATCGCCTTTACAATGTATACCACCTGTATCATTTGGCTGGCCTTTGTGCCCATATATTTTGGTAGCAACTACAAGATAATCACCATGTGTTTTTCTGTAAGCCTGAGTGCCACTGTGGCCCTCGGCTGCATGTTTGTGCCAAAGGTGTACATCATCCTCGCTAAGCCAGAAAGGAATGTACGCAGCGCATTCACCACGTCGACCGTGGTCCGCATGCACGTAGGGGATGGAAAGTCATCTTCAGCTGCAAGCCGCTCAAGTAGCCTGGTCAACCTATGGAAAAGAAGGGGATCGTCTGGTGAAACTCTAAGGTAAATTTTGCTAATATGTGAGTGTTTGGAGCAATTATGGTCTTCTGAGTGTGGAATAATACTAGTGGAAGGATAAATAGGAGCCAATTTAATTTTCTTCACCTCTGCACTGGGATGTATTTCACCTAGGATGGGCAGATATGCGCTCCTGTGTTATCGCAGTTTCATGGTAGGTCTGTTTCAGGTAAAAAGCTGCCTATGGGTGAAGACCATTTTGAGTAGCAaaccaaatataaacaaacataaTTACTAGCTTGAAAGCATCAGCTGAGTCAACTGCATATGTGTTAAAGGGAGGGAAATAAGAtcataaccccccaccccaagaaatATAAATTATGACCTTTTCCTGAACGTGTTCATTCGAAATCTCTTGCACTCTGATGAAAGTCATAGCCACTAACATACTGTATTTATATCTAGTCACAACAGTAAGACAACAGAATTGCTGCTAAAGCTACATAATCAGAGGTGAAGCTATCAATACAAATAGGGTCATTAGTAGCAACTCTTAAGCCTCCAGGGATTTATTTCATATGACTATTTATTTCATATTCGATCCCTTTTCTACCATTCTCTTATTTCCCTTTCTCTTATACACTCTTCCAATATTTACTCTTTTGCCCTCATCTaccttctcttctttttcctaaTACGTTCTCTTTTTCCATCCTCTCAGTCTCCTCAATTCCTGCTGTCAACAGGTTACAATCTTGCAAccatactttgtcctgccattgACCAAGAACTACTTCCCAATGCAGCATTTGCCCTCAATGGTCATCAAGAAAACATGCATATTCAGGGTATAAGAACGATTGTAGGTGAACAGCAGAAGGAGACACAGTCTGGCCTTGGAGATAGACTAGGGAAGGTTCATTTACTTCTTTTGGTCTTTACCACTTGTGGCATGATTGCAATGGGACTGATTTCAGCTGGCTAAATGCTGCTATGTGGGAAAAGACCTGACTATGTAAAGATGCAGAAAACATACGTTTTCATTACTTAGCTATGGTTGTATTGCATTGAAATTACAGAGGGACAAATTCCATTccacattgaaataaatgagagcCAGGGCATGCCTTTTAGGGTTTATGAATTGGATGCCCTCAGATATGCAGGCCCAATGGCCATTGAAATCAGAGGGAGTTTGCTTCCGTAGGCTTCTTGATGCGGGTCAGGGTCAAGtgcacattttattatttgtgcCGGGTGGAAGGAGGTGCAGCTTTTTGGCAAAGGAACCCAGGCTTTTGTCACCTCAATTATTACAGTGTATTCTGCGAGGCGACTGCTTAAGACCATTCTGAAATTTCCGCTAATGCAGACGGTGCCTGTCTGTGAAAGATTATGTTATGAAAGAAATATGTTACACGGGCACACTGGGATCAACACTCACTTCCAGTTCATTTCCAGGTGCAATTTAAGATGTGAGTTTTAACCTATGGAGCCTTAAATGAGTTGAAACGTGGGTACTTCAGATACAGGCTCTCTCCATGCAATACCTGGGCAGTTGAGATCGTTCGAAGTGCTCAAGCTAACAGCTCCGTGGTTTGTCTGTAAGGGGGTTCAACGAAATTGTTCTCCAGGAAAGAGCCTCAGCTGTGGAATATTCTTCCTGCTTTGGATCATTAGAGTCCAAATGTGTTCCTGTTGCTCACCCAGGCTTTTTCTAATAGTAGGGAGTAGCAGTTGGTTTGGTTTGGTGGAAGCTCTTAGTTTTGGGGGAGATCCAGATGGAGAAGTTTGTTGGACACTGACCTTAAATTACTGTTGTGTTTTTAACAGTCGATACACATGTGCCCTGAGCATTGAAttctaaaaaaaatcacaataaaccAATAATTTGTTCTTCTTTATTGTTACTATTTTGCTGGTAGTGAGCTTGGCTCCATTCAGCACTCAGAATGCAATGTATGTATCTACAAGAAGAATATGCCCCCAAACTATCAGACTGACAGATCTGTTTGAAAACAGAACTAAATTAAGCTGATTTACAGTAGGGTATAAATTAACAGCGAGTCCATTTAATCTGAATTCTAGGgggaaatatttcctttatttgtCAGGCGCATGGATAAATGACTTCTAAAATGTATGAAAGCAGATGATCCCAACTAGAATAGCTCCATTGAGCTCAACAGAGCTACGCCAATTTAcagcaactgaggatctgaccatGAATTAAAAGGGCCAATAGAGTCCATTAATCCATCAGAAACTTTCTCTGTGTCAGGCCTTTTTTTTATACTTTTTGGGTTTGCATTTTAAATTGTAATATTAAATTCATAGGGTAAATTTAAGATTCCACTCCTGAGTCTACCCAGGTCTGATGTCATCTCCAAGGTGGAAAAGAAAAGTGCTGTCAACTTTAATTCTGCCAACTATACTGTATGAACACCTTTTTATTTAATGGTCAAACACTTCTAATAATAATATGGTGTATAAAGTAACATATTTCAGAGAATAAATCAATACTATGTTCAACAATTTGTTTGGAACCTATTCAAGTCAACACTAACGTACTTGCAATCAAAGAAAATATGCACCAGAACTACATGGCATATTTAAATAGCATAGAGGGGTTTTATTTAAATAGGGAGTGAGTCATTGTTGAGTTTTTAAGGAAACATGCTATTTAAGTCACCAGAGCAAGGAAGGGCCCCTATCATTAACGTTTTGCTTCTTGACACTAATTTATACCACAATGTAGTGTTCCATCAAATTATTGTCAAACAGATAATGCCATGGCTCCATTCAAAGCTTTCACGTCAGCTGCAAAATGACAGATAAAGAGACTGCTCTTGCCTAAATAAAGTAGTACATCTGTTAGAATCCTAAATTACTTTTTGCATAGGGTGCTGTTCAATTCAAAAACTCAGAAATACCATGGCTATATGCTGAAATGAGCATTCAAA
The DNA window shown above is from Trachemys scripta elegans isolate TJP31775 chromosome 1, CAS_Tse_1.0, whole genome shotgun sequence and carries:
- the LOC117871231 gene encoding metabotropic glutamate receptor 5 isoform X3 — translated: MGFVINAIYSMAYGLHNMQMSLCPGYAGLCDAMKPIDGQKLLDSLMKTNFTGVSGEVILFDENGDSPGRYEIMNFKQMGKDYFDYINVGSWDNGELKMDDDEIWSKKNTVIRSVCSEPCEKGQIKVIRKGEVSCCWTCTPCKDNEFVSDEYTCKACQLGSWPTDDLTGCDLIPVQFLRWGDPEPIAAVVFSCLGLLATLFVTAIFIMYRDTPVVKSSSRELCYIILAGICLGYLCTFCLIAKPQRIYCYLQRIGIGLSPAMSYSALVTKTNRIARILAGSKKKICTKKPRFMSACAQLVIAFILICIQLGIIVALFIMEPPDIMHDYPSIREVYLICNTTNLGVVTPLGYNGLLILSCTFYAFKTRNVPANFNEAKYIAFTMYTTCIIWLAFVPIYFGSNYKIITMCFSVSLSATVALGCMFVPKVYIILAKPERNVRSAFTTSTVVRMHVGDGKSSSAASRSSSLVNLWKRRGSSGETLRYKGRRLAQHKSEIECFTPKGSMGNGGRATMSSEESMCIPEYNPSEPSRDEKEVPVKDDALIVRKTGNFISVILL